A region of Anguilla anguilla isolate fAngAng1 chromosome 18, fAngAng1.pri, whole genome shotgun sequence DNA encodes the following proteins:
- the LOC118217904 gene encoding cytochrome c oxidase assembly protein COX15 homolog — protein sequence MLLSSLRSLVVSGCRTSGKGLQFSNIQRPALRQWVARRGQTTVVAEAGSTSSSAAASVPNAATNRIVGRWLLGCSGLVVGAVVLGGVTRLTESGLSMVDWHLVKEMKPPQTQAEWEAEFQKYQQFPEFKIMNHSMTLTEFKFIFYMEWGHRMWGRLVGLAYILPTVYFWRKGYFTRPMKGCVLGLCGFVCFQGLLGWYMVKSGLEEKPDSYDVPRVSQYRLAAHLGSALALYCASLWTGLSLLLPANKLPNTHQLMRLRRLAQGTGGLVFLTALSGAFVAGLDAGLVYNSFPKMGERWLPDDLLAFSPTLKNFFENPTTVQFDHRILGISTVSAITGLYLFSRRMRLPRRAKIAIGCLTAMAYAQVGLGISTLLLYVPTPLAATHQSGSLALLSLAIWVLTELRRVAK from the exons ATGCTCCTGTCATCCTTGCGGTCTTTAGTTGTGAGTGGCTGTAGAACATCTGGGAAAGGTTTGCAGTTCAGTAATATACAG AGACCTGCGCTAAGGCAGTGGGTAGCGAGGAGGGGACAGACTACCGTCGTAGCAGAGGCCGGGTCCACATCGTCGTCGGCCGCCGCCTCCGTGCCCAACGCGGCAACCAATCGCATCGTCGGACGATGGCTGCTGGGCTGCAGTGGACTGGTGGTGGGGGCAGTCGTCCTGGGAGGTGTAACCAG GCTGACGGAGTCTGGTCTCTCCATGGTGGACTGGCACTTGGTCAAGGAGATGAAGCCTCCTCAAACGCAAGCAGAGTGGGAGGCGGAGTTCCAGAAGTACCAGCAGTTCcctgaatttaaaat AATGAACCACAGCATGACCCTGACGGAGTTCAAGTTCATCTTCTACATGGAGTGGGGCCACCGCATGTGGGGTCGGCTGGTGGGCCTGGCGTACATCCTGCCCACCGTCTACTTCTGGAGGAAGGGCTACTTCACCCGCCCCATGAAGGGCTGCGTCCTGGGCCTCTGCGGCTTTGTCTGCTTCCAG GGCCTGCTCGGGTGGTACATGGTGAAGAGCGGCCTGGAGGAGAAGCCGGACTCGTACGACGTCCCGCGGGTCAGCCAGTACCGCCTGGCGGCCCACCTTGGCTCCGCCCTGGCGCTGTACTGCGCCAGCCTGTGGACCGGGCTTTCCCTCTTACTGCCCGCCAACAAG tTGCCGAACACTCATCAGCTCATGCGGCTCCGGAGGCTAGCCCAGGGAACAGGAGGCCTTGTGTTCCTCACAGCGCTCTCAG GGGCGTTCGTAGCAGGGCTGGATGCTGGCCTGGTCTACAACTCCTTCCCCAAAATGGGCGAGCGCTGGCTGCCGGACGACCTCCTGGCCTTCTCCCCCACCCTCAAGAACTTCTTTGAGAACCCCACCACAGTGCAGTTTGACCACCGCATTCTG GGCATCAGCACTGTGTCGGCCATCACAGGCCTCTACCTGTTCTCCAGGAGGATGCGCCTGCCCAGGAGAGCCAAAATCGCCATCGGCTGCCTGACGGCCATGGCCTATGCACAG GTGGGTCTGGGCATCAGCACCCTGCTGCTCTACGTCCCCACGCCTCTTGCTGCCACGCACCAGTCTGGATCACTGGCTCTGCTCTCCTTGGCTATCTGGGTCCTGACGGAGCTGCGACGGGTTGCCAAGTGA